A region from the Thalassoglobus sp. JC818 genome encodes:
- a CDS encoding sugar phosphate isomerase/epimerase family protein: MNDDTKPSSITRRDSLKLLVPSAAAFVLSGQSFADPGPEELPRSKMGLVIYDCNHRRQWLREKNLQHDLFEPITFLKHCQALGAGGMQANLGVMATEEVRELRNFADQHQLFIDAIISVPKNDTDVDRFEAEIKTAREVGAQAARTTIIPGRRYERFKSLAEFREFENNGQRMLERAAPIVEKHRVPLAVENHKDQRIADRIALFQHLDSEFVGACVDTGNSFALLDGAYEPIEALAPYAFSVHLKDQSLHEYEEGFLLADIPLGQGSFDLKRMVQTLRKFKPQICFSLELITRDPLKVPCLTEDYYATMPDVLSRDLARTLQFVRMNSSENLQEVGTLPLERRVQLEDTNIAASLTYAREELSL, from the coding sequence TTGAACGATGACACAAAGCCTTCGTCAATCACACGCAGGGATTCGTTAAAGCTTCTCGTCCCATCCGCTGCGGCGTTCGTGCTCTCGGGACAATCCTTCGCCGATCCCGGACCTGAAGAGCTGCCACGATCCAAAATGGGCCTCGTGATTTATGATTGCAATCATCGTCGCCAATGGTTGCGTGAGAAGAATCTTCAACACGATCTGTTTGAGCCGATCACGTTTCTCAAACATTGTCAGGCATTGGGAGCGGGCGGAATGCAGGCCAACCTCGGAGTGATGGCGACCGAAGAAGTTCGCGAACTCCGCAATTTCGCCGATCAACATCAACTGTTCATCGATGCCATCATTTCAGTACCCAAGAACGATACTGATGTCGACCGGTTCGAAGCCGAAATTAAGACTGCACGCGAAGTCGGTGCGCAGGCAGCGAGAACGACCATCATTCCTGGCCGACGCTACGAGCGATTCAAGTCGCTGGCTGAATTTCGAGAGTTCGAAAACAATGGTCAGCGAATGCTCGAAAGAGCGGCTCCCATCGTTGAAAAACACCGTGTGCCATTGGCCGTCGAAAACCACAAAGATCAGCGAATCGCGGATCGAATCGCGTTATTTCAACATCTCGATAGCGAGTTTGTCGGAGCCTGTGTCGATACGGGCAACAGTTTCGCATTGCTCGACGGGGCCTACGAACCCATCGAAGCTCTGGCCCCCTATGCGTTCTCCGTCCACTTGAAGGATCAGTCGCTTCACGAATACGAAGAAGGCTTCCTTCTCGCAGACATCCCGCTCGGGCAGGGAAGCTTTGACCTTAAGCGGATGGTTCAAACTCTTCGCAAGTTCAAACCGCAAATATGCTTCTCATTAGAACTGATCACCCGCGACCCACTGAAGGTTCCGTGCCTGACGGAAGACTATTACGCCACGATGCCTGATGTTCTGAGCCGCGACCTTGCACGCACACTGCAATTCGTTCGGATGAACTCTTCTGAGAATCTGCAAGAGGTTGGCACGTTACCTCTGGAGCGACGGGTTCAACTCGAAGACACCAACATCGCCGCAAGCCTTACGTATGCTCGGGAGGAGTTGTCTTTATGA
- a CDS encoding Gfo/Idh/MocA family oxidoreductase encodes MNSSLSRRNFLKTAGVAAAWTVTATAAPARSANNIVRVGVIGTGVRGKYLIGNLPKSARVTAICDCATSRIAGTLEPKGTFTSVLQSFCETSATACQTYTDYRRMLDREQFDAVIIATPDHHHTLAAMLALQAGLDVYLEKPLTVSIREGRLLADMVEKTGRVLQVGSQQRTMELNRFACEFVRDGGLGQITRVELPNYPGPLPMPSLEGELATGGVDFNLFCGPTALRPHHRHLWMKEDFNVGGLLWRGWDLFRDYSGHLMTNWGAHSIDMMQYALGRDDTGPVAIEAIQPDSIEMIQKDWANKTPKPDGQHDRRFWPVAMRYADGVEVLFHGPNEPIHIYGERGTMQIRRNYYSIDSPGLITDGPDPELVEKWAGDGHVARPHLENWLDCIVTRDVPNAPVEVGHRTATVCHLANIAREINRPLRWNPDKEQFVDDEEADLKLDRPRREGFELPTE; translated from the coding sequence ATGAACAGTTCTCTATCTCGTCGTAATTTTCTCAAGACGGCCGGTGTCGCCGCAGCATGGACCGTGACAGCAACTGCCGCTCCTGCGAGATCCGCCAATAACATTGTTCGCGTGGGAGTGATCGGAACGGGGGTGCGAGGAAAATACCTGATCGGCAACCTGCCCAAGTCTGCTCGGGTCACCGCAATCTGCGATTGCGCAACCTCTCGAATCGCAGGGACGCTGGAACCCAAAGGGACTTTCACTTCGGTCTTGCAGTCGTTTTGTGAAACCTCTGCCACTGCTTGTCAGACCTATACGGATTACAGGCGGATGCTCGATCGCGAACAGTTCGACGCCGTCATCATCGCCACTCCTGACCATCACCACACTCTGGCAGCCATGTTGGCACTGCAAGCTGGCTTGGATGTCTATCTCGAAAAACCGCTCACTGTTTCGATTCGTGAAGGTCGATTGCTTGCGGACATGGTCGAAAAGACCGGACGTGTGCTACAGGTCGGCAGTCAGCAACGAACGATGGAGCTCAACCGGTTTGCGTGTGAATTTGTCCGTGACGGAGGTTTGGGCCAAATCACTCGAGTGGAGCTACCCAACTATCCGGGGCCATTGCCGATGCCATCGCTGGAAGGCGAACTCGCTACTGGCGGAGTCGATTTTAATCTGTTCTGCGGGCCTACTGCATTGCGACCACATCACCGGCACTTGTGGATGAAAGAAGATTTCAACGTTGGTGGTTTGTTGTGGCGAGGATGGGATCTGTTTCGCGACTATTCGGGACACCTCATGACAAATTGGGGGGCTCATTCAATCGACATGATGCAGTACGCTCTCGGACGCGACGACACCGGACCGGTCGCTATTGAGGCGATCCAGCCGGATTCAATCGAGATGATTCAGAAAGACTGGGCCAACAAAACACCCAAGCCCGATGGACAACATGATCGCCGCTTTTGGCCTGTAGCGATGAGATACGCCGATGGAGTTGAAGTTCTGTTCCACGGACCGAATGAGCCTATTCACATTTATGGCGAGCGAGGGACGATGCAAATTCGTCGTAACTATTATTCGATTGATTCTCCGGGATTAATTACCGATGGGCCTGATCCAGAACTGGTTGAGAAATGGGCAGGAGACGGACATGTCGCTCGCCCGCATCTTGAGAACTGGCTCGACTGCATTGTTACTCGCGACGTTCCGAATGCACCGGTTGAAGTCGGTCATCGAACGGCCACCGTCTGTCATCTCGCGAATATCGCACGGGAAATCAATCGACCACTACGCTGGAATCCGGACAAAGAGCAATTTGTGGATGATGAAGAAGCAGACCTCAAACTCGATCGCCCGCGCCGCGAAGGCTTCGAATTGCCGACTGAATAG
- a CDS encoding integrase core domain-containing protein yields the protein MDAEDLELAPKMVMRDNDAKYTAPFDAVFESSGARIKRNTPLSPNLRAHVERFIQTPQVECLNKFVIVAQRHLNYVCRQFEAWYNTERPHEACGHLPPAMETEPEERTTIRRGDVICNTRLGGALKSYARRAA from the coding sequence ATGGATGCCGAGGACCTGGAACTCGCGCCGAAGATGGTGATGCGGGATAACGATGCCAAGTACACCGCTCCATTCGATGCGGTGTTCGAGAGCAGTGGCGCCCGCATCAAACGCAACACGCCGTTGTCACCCAACCTTCGGGCACACGTCGAGCGGTTCATCCAGACGCCGCAGGTCGAGTGCCTCAACAAGTTCGTGATCGTGGCTCAGCGGCATTTGAACTACGTCTGTCGGCAGTTCGAAGCATGGTACAACACCGAGCGACCACACGAGGCGTGCGGACATCTGCCACCGGCGATGGAAACAGAACCGGAGGAGCGAACCACGATTCGCCGTGGCGATGTGATCTGCAACACGCGGCTCGGTGGGGCGCTGAAGTCGTATGCGCGGCGGGCGGCTTAG
- a CDS encoding phospholipase D-like domain-containing protein → MRIEIPDVTGQLVLSKDDFGYQEVIDQIGQSETVSVVTYNISNGNEGLLQLLRDCDAEVRLITNIPGRFKDYTSDNAKKRARNKMKTMFRKLDPERFGAFARVLFCFRNHAKIILTDTVAYVGSANYSEESSSSWEGGIIVRDSSTISQISQWVDEIESDSVRFYGQKMPSAITPLLLVKSQLEALGAVLEGEFTNDDVDKSYDAFKAVEDAVSEKDRAWAEAYEPSGPLSSQVDMKLLRSIEDWTGNRDTLDLARTNEDLLEALDGEISVDEFKTDNDGNIPESEFEGYIERLTEEQKALCERHKEGLIAVQQQIETVCVQIESACKEISTHIARINNAE, encoded by the coding sequence ATGCGAATTGAGATCCCAGACGTGACAGGCCAACTCGTTCTCTCAAAAGACGATTTTGGTTACCAAGAGGTCATTGATCAGATCGGTCAGTCCGAGACAGTGTCGGTCGTCACCTATAATATTTCGAACGGCAACGAAGGCCTCCTTCAACTTCTTCGTGATTGCGATGCTGAAGTTCGTCTGATTACGAATATTCCAGGCCGATTCAAAGACTACACGTCTGACAACGCGAAGAAGCGTGCGCGGAACAAAATGAAGACGATGTTCCGAAAACTCGATCCCGAGCGATTTGGCGCCTTTGCCCGTGTACTGTTTTGCTTTCGGAATCACGCCAAAATCATACTGACGGACACGGTCGCCTACGTGGGGTCTGCCAACTATTCAGAGGAAAGCTCTTCAAGTTGGGAGGGCGGTATCATCGTTCGTGACTCTTCGACCATAAGTCAGATCTCACAATGGGTCGATGAAATAGAATCTGACTCAGTTCGCTTTTACGGTCAGAAGATGCCTTCAGCGATCACCCCGTTGTTGCTTGTCAAGTCGCAGCTCGAGGCGCTCGGAGCAGTATTAGAGGGCGAATTCACCAATGACGATGTCGACAAATCATACGATGCCTTTAAGGCAGTGGAAGACGCAGTCAGTGAAAAAGATCGGGCATGGGCAGAAGCATATGAACCTAGCGGTCCATTGTCGTCTCAGGTTGACATGAAACTCTTGAGGTCAATCGAGGATTGGACTGGCAATCGTGACACATTGGATTTGGCGCGAACGAATGAGGATCTGCTAGAGGCATTAGATGGAGAAATCTCGGTCGATGAATTCAAGACTGACAACGATGGGAACATTCCGGAATCAGAGTTTGAAGGATACATCGAGCGATTAACCGAGGAGCAGAAAGCACTTTGTGAACGTCACAAGGAAGGGCTAATTGCGGTTCAACAGCAGATTGAGACTGTCTGCGTCCAGATCGAATCTGCATGCAAAGAGATCAGTACGCACATTGCAAGAATCAACAACGCTGAGTAG